A part of Ammospiza nelsoni isolate bAmmNel1 chromosome 9, bAmmNel1.pri, whole genome shotgun sequence genomic DNA contains:
- the FAM20B gene encoding glycosaminoglycan xylosylkinase, whose product MKLKQRVVLLAILLVIFIFTKVFLIDNLDTSAAHREDQRAFQRMLAGLRVALEPRLEHTLQSPWEIAAQWVVPREVYPEDTPELGAVMHAMSTKKIIKADVGYKGTQLKALLILEGGQKVVFKPKRYARDYIVEGEPYAGYDRHNAEVAAFHLDRILGFRRAPLVVGRFVNLRTEIKPVATEQLLGTFMTVGNNTCFYGKCYYCRETEPACADGDIMEGSVTLWLPDVWPLQKHRHPWGRTYREGKLARWEYDESYCDAVKKTSPYDSGPRLLDIIDTAIFDYLIGNADRHHYESFQDDEGASMLILLDNAKSFGNPALDERSILAPLYQCCIIRVSTWNRLNYLKNGVLKSALKTAMSHDPISPVLSTPHLDALDQRLLSILATVKQCTDQFGPDVVLVEDRMTLSHL is encoded by the exons ATGAAGCTGAAGCAGCGAGTCGTGCTCTTGGCCATCCTCCTCGTCATCTTCATCTTCACCAAGGTTTTCCTCATCGACAACCTGGACACGTCGGCCGCGCACCGCGAGGACCAGCGCGCGTTCCAGCGCATGCTGGCGGGGCTGCGCGTGGCGCTGGAGCCGCGCCTGGAGCACACGCTGCAGTCGCCCTGGGAGATCGCCGCGCAGTGGGTGGTGCCCCGAGAGGTGTACCCCGAGGACACCCCCGAGCTGGGCGCTGTCATGCACGCCATGAGCACCAAGAAGATCATCAAGGCTGATGTGGGCTACAAAGGGACGCAGCTGAAAGCTCTGCTGATACTTGAAGGAGGACAGAAGGTTGTCTTCAAGCCCAAGAG ATATGCCAGGGATTATATAGTGGAAGGAGAGCCCTACGCTGGCTACGACAGACACAACGCAGAGGTGGCAGCCTTTCACTTGGATAG AATCCTGGGTTTCCGCCGAGCCCCGCTGGTGGTTGGCAGGTTTGTGAATCTGCGCACGGAGATCAAGCCCGTGGCCacggagcagctcctgggcaccttcatGACTGTGG GCAATAACACCTGCTTCTATGGGAAGTGCTACTACTGTCGGGAGACAGAGCCAGCCTGTGCAGATGGGGACATCATGGAGGGCTCGGTGACCCTGTGGCTGCCGGACGTTTGGCCCCTGCAGAAGCACCGGCACCCCTGGGGCAGGACCTACCGTGAGGGCAAACTTGCCAG gtgggagTATGACGAGAGCTACTGCGACGCTGTGAAGAAAACGTCCCCGTACGACTCGGGCCCGCGCCTGCTGGACATCATCGACACGGCCATCTTCGACTACCTGATCGGCAACGCCGACCGGCACCACTACGAGAGCTTCCAGGACGACGAGGGAGCCAGCATGCTCATCCTGCTGGACAATGCCAAAAG ctttGGAAACCCTGCCCTGGATGAAAGAAGCATCTTGGCTCCTCTCTATCAGTGCTGCAT CATCCGGGTTTCTACCTGGAACAGGCTGAATTACCTGAAGAATGGAGTCCTGAAGTCTGCCTTAAAAACTGCCATGTCTCATGACCCCATCTCACCTGTGCTCTCCACCCCTCACCTGGACGCCCTGGACCAGCGGCTCCTCAGCATCCTGGCTACAGTGAAGCAGTGCACAGACCAGTTTGGGCCAGATGTGGTGCTGGTGGAAGACAGGATGACTCTGTCTCACTTGTAA